From Spirosoma agri, one genomic window encodes:
- the bioA gene encoding adenosylmethionine--8-amino-7-oxononanoate transaminase has protein sequence MLSENTPTSLQNLSERDKAVIWHPFTQMQTAPLPIPIVRANGSVLYDADGREYLDMVASWWVNLHGHAHPYIAQRVSEQLQVLEHVIFAGFTHQPAVELAERLLALLPANQSKVFYSDNGSTAVEVALKMAFQYWHNLGAPRYKVIALEGAYHGDTFGAMAVSGRSAFTAPFMPFLFDVEYLPTPIAGQEDAVLDQAKKLFTNEVAAFIVEPLVQGSGGMVMYEPGVLNDLFSLARQHGTLVIADEVMTGFGRTGKLFASDHLREKPDLMCLSKGLTGGTMALGVTTCTQVIYDAFLSGDKSKTLFHGHSFTANPIACTTALASMDLLLSAETQASIQRISESHAAFVQRLRTYSTVDNIRQLGTLLAFDLTAGGQTSYFNSIRDQAYTFLLDRGVLMRPLGNVLYMMPPYCTTDEQLQYAYAQVEKLLASL, from the coding sequence ATGTTATCCGAAAATACGCCAACCAGTTTACAGAATTTATCGGAACGCGATAAAGCCGTAATCTGGCATCCATTCACCCAGATGCAGACGGCTCCGCTGCCCATTCCGATTGTGCGGGCGAATGGGTCGGTACTCTACGACGCCGATGGCCGAGAATACCTCGATATGGTTGCCTCCTGGTGGGTCAATCTCCACGGACACGCGCATCCATACATTGCCCAACGGGTTTCGGAACAGTTACAGGTGCTGGAGCACGTCATTTTTGCGGGTTTCACGCATCAGCCCGCCGTCGAACTGGCGGAACGGCTACTCGCGTTGTTACCCGCTAATCAATCGAAAGTTTTCTATTCCGACAACGGATCGACAGCGGTTGAGGTCGCCCTGAAAATGGCGTTTCAGTACTGGCATAATCTGGGTGCACCGCGTTATAAAGTGATTGCGTTGGAAGGAGCGTACCACGGCGACACGTTCGGTGCGATGGCAGTAAGTGGCCGAAGTGCATTCACCGCACCGTTTATGCCGTTTTTGTTCGACGTTGAGTACCTGCCAACGCCCATTGCCGGTCAGGAAGACGCGGTGCTCGACCAGGCGAAGAAACTCTTCACAAACGAAGTCGCGGCCTTCATTGTCGAACCGCTGGTGCAGGGCTCCGGAGGCATGGTCATGTACGAGCCGGGCGTTCTAAACGACTTATTTAGTCTGGCTCGTCAGCACGGAACGCTCGTTATTGCGGATGAAGTGATGACGGGATTCGGGCGAACGGGGAAGCTATTTGCCTCGGATCATTTGCGGGAAAAACCGGATCTAATGTGCCTGTCGAAGGGACTGACCGGCGGAACAATGGCACTGGGTGTAACAACTTGCACCCAGGTGATCTATGACGCGTTTCTGTCCGGCGACAAGAGCAAAACGCTTTTCCACGGCCACTCCTTCACGGCTAATCCCATTGCCTGTACGACTGCTTTAGCCAGTATGGATCTGCTGCTATCCGCCGAAACACAGGCCAGCATCCAGCGGATCAGCGAAAGCCATGCGGCATTTGTTCAGAGACTGCGCACGTATTCAACTGTCGATAACATCCGGCAACTGGGCACGCTACTCGCTTTCGACCTAACGGCGGGTGGCCAAACGTCTTACTTCAATAGCATTCGCGATCAGGCGTATACGTTTCTGCTTGATCGGGGGGTGCTGATGCGTCCGCTAGGCAATGTGCTGTATATGATGCCGCCTTACTGTACCACCGACGAGCAGTTGCAGTACGCGTATGCGCAAGTTGAGAAGCTGTTAGCGAGTTTATAA
- a CDS encoding AlbA family DNA-binding domain-containing protein: MNPSDMDHQALKNLVKRGEGSNLEFKLKTNHPEKIIRGVVAFANTNGGIMLIGIGDDKKIVGLKYADEDEYLLVRAINKYCFPRISYTIDRVQLYDEREVLVIRVPPSPTRPHYIIPDPAEPETKKVYVRVADKSVQASREVREILKGEQADRDIRFNYGEKEHKLMQHLGEHDTITVDLFASIAGISRRIASRTLVLLVLANVLEIHPSDIVDQYTTRQLN, encoded by the coding sequence ATGAACCCATCAGATATGGACCATCAGGCGCTTAAAAACCTGGTCAAACGGGGAGAGGGTAGCAATTTAGAGTTCAAACTGAAAACGAACCATCCCGAGAAAATTATCCGGGGTGTGGTCGCTTTCGCTAACACGAATGGCGGCATTATGCTGATCGGCATCGGCGACGACAAAAAGATTGTCGGGCTGAAATACGCCGATGAGGACGAATACCTGCTCGTCCGGGCCATCAATAAATATTGCTTCCCGCGAATCAGCTACACTATCGATCGTGTTCAACTCTACGACGAACGTGAAGTGCTCGTGATTCGGGTGCCCCCCAGCCCAACCCGTCCGCATTACATCATTCCCGATCCGGCCGAACCCGAAACGAAGAAAGTTTATGTCCGGGTAGCTGACAAGTCGGTGCAGGCTAGTCGCGAAGTGCGTGAAATCCTCAAAGGGGAGCAGGCTGATCGCGACATTCGGTTCAACTACGGTGAGAAAGAACATAAGCTCATGCAGCATCTCGGCGAACACGATACCATCACAGTCGATCTGTTCGCGTCGATAGCGGGAATCTCCCGCCGGATTGCTTCCCGAACGCTCGTTCTGCTGGTACTGGCCAACGTTCTCGAAATCCACCCGAGTGACATCGTTGATCAATACACGACCCGACAGTTGAATTAG
- the bioD gene encoding dethiobiotin synthase — protein MLPDHFPTQLIVAGIGTEIGKTVVSAILVEALQADYWKPVQSGALTDSDTETVRQLVSNSTAQFHPEAYRLTQPLSPHAAADIDGIHIDLNSLALPKTSNALIVELAGGLMVPLNDHELNIDLVQRLGLPVILVSRNYLGSINHTLLSVEACRSRNIPIAGIIFNGPTVTTSESFILTYTNLPCLGRIGQEPTFTQDVIRKYANQFTEFIGTR, from the coding sequence ATGCTACCTGATCATTTCCCAACCCAACTTATCGTCGCTGGTATCGGTACCGAGATCGGAAAAACTGTTGTATCGGCAATCCTAGTCGAAGCGTTGCAGGCTGACTATTGGAAACCCGTTCAGTCCGGTGCGTTGACCGATTCGGATACCGAAACGGTTCGTCAACTGGTGAGTAATTCAACGGCGCAATTCCATCCGGAAGCGTATCGACTTACTCAGCCGCTGTCACCGCACGCAGCTGCCGATATCGACGGTATTCATATTGACCTTAATTCGCTTGCTCTACCAAAAACGAGCAATGCACTGATTGTCGAGCTGGCGGGTGGTTTGATGGTTCCGCTCAACGATCATGAGTTGAACATTGATCTGGTTCAGCGACTCGGGCTGCCGGTTATTCTGGTGTCCCGTAACTATCTGGGCAGTATTAACCATACGCTGTTGTCCGTTGAGGCTTGTCGCAGCCGCAACATTCCGATTGCTGGTATTATTTTCAACGGTCCGACGGTTACGACTTCGGAATCGTTCATTCTAACTTATACAAACCTTCCCTGCCTTGGCCGAATCGGGCAGGAACCTACTTTTACACAAGATGTTATCCGAAAATACGCCAACCAGTTTACAGAATTTATCGGAACGCGATAA
- a CDS encoding aminotransferase class I/II-fold pyridoxal phosphate-dependent enzyme, with amino-acid sequence MTESILSIAQTLTDRLAARRQSGLLRQLRTADGLVDFCSNDYLGFARSPVLRTMIQEADSTHTRLRTGATGSRLLAGQTQLADSVEQELAAFYQTEASLIFNSGYDANLGLLACLPQSGDTLITDELIHASMIDGARLSYATRSRFRHNDLNDLESKLQQASNSTQSGQVFVAVESVYSMDGDQAPLGELVRLCERYGAALIVDEAHATGVYGPAGEGLVVALGLADRVLARVHTFGKGLGVHGAVVVGSALLRDYLINFARPFIYTTALPPHSLLAIRYAHQYVQAAADTRDQLQTIIRYFQQRVASERPGTNWTNSPSPIQCLLIPGNEQARQLAQQAQRAGFDVRAILSPTVPIGQERLRICLHAFNTVDEIDRLITVLPVTPLPNELYAT; translated from the coding sequence ATGACTGAATCGATACTCTCTATCGCCCAAACGTTGACCGATCGTTTAGCGGCCCGGCGTCAGTCTGGCCTGTTACGGCAACTGCGCACCGCCGATGGTCTCGTTGACTTTTGCTCGAATGATTACCTCGGCTTTGCCCGTTCGCCGGTGCTCAGAACGATGATTCAGGAAGCGGATTCAACCCATACACGGTTGCGGACTGGTGCGACGGGATCCCGATTACTGGCTGGTCAGACGCAGCTGGCCGACAGCGTGGAGCAGGAGTTAGCGGCATTTTACCAAACCGAAGCCTCACTGATTTTTAACTCGGGTTACGATGCCAATCTTGGGCTGTTAGCGTGTTTGCCGCAGTCGGGGGATACGCTCATCACGGACGAACTTATCCATGCCAGCATGATCGACGGGGCGCGGTTGAGCTACGCCACCCGGTCTCGTTTTCGGCATAACGACCTGAACGATCTCGAATCGAAACTTCAACAGGCTAGTAACTCGACTCAATCGGGTCAGGTATTTGTCGCCGTCGAATCGGTTTATTCTATGGATGGCGATCAGGCTCCGCTCGGCGAACTGGTCCGGCTTTGTGAGCGATATGGCGCGGCATTGATCGTCGATGAAGCCCATGCCACGGGCGTCTACGGACCAGCGGGTGAAGGCCTGGTGGTGGCGCTGGGGCTCGCCGATCGCGTACTGGCGCGGGTGCACACATTCGGCAAGGGGCTGGGCGTTCACGGTGCGGTCGTGGTTGGTTCGGCCTTGCTTCGTGATTACCTGATCAATTTTGCGCGACCGTTCATCTATACAACTGCCCTCCCACCGCATAGCTTACTGGCCATTCGTTACGCTCATCAGTATGTACAGGCAGCAGCAGACACACGTGATCAATTACAGACGATCATTCGTTATTTCCAGCAGCGCGTAGCGAGTGAGCGGCCGGGAACCAACTGGACAAACAGCCCATCACCCATTCAGTGTCTGCTCATTCCGGGCAACGAGCAGGCCCGACAACTTGCTCAGCAGGCCCAGCGGGCAGGCTTTGACGTGCGGGCCATTCTGAGCCCAACCGTACCGATCGGCCAGGAGCGATTACGGATTTGTCTGCACGCCTTCAACACTGTCGACGAAATCGACCGATTGATTACCGTGTTACCTGTAACTCCCTTACCAAACGAATTATATGCTACCTGA